One Leucobacter muris DNA segment encodes these proteins:
- a CDS encoding CapA family protein gives MSGKRRIAVFGAALAVIAGGIGLVGCAPEPEEAPVAAPEPTATPEPEPTPEPQPGVGPACPTDHCVSVAVSGDLLFHEGLWSQYAIPTNEAGQNFDFVPLLEGQRAYLDRSDLAICQMETPLAPVGGPYAGYPAFSTPPELAAAVKAIGYDVCTTASNHTVDQGAEGLVRTLDVLDQAGIAHTGSYRAEGERDVPLIVEANGVKVAIITSTFSLNGLYADYEWQVDYREEEPRVDPERAIAKAQKAREMGAEIVIGVQHIGEEYWSEPTGGQIELAHQLHDSGLFDFVYQHHSHSVQPFESYNGKWILYGTGNTISESAPPAQQVNNEFLMARVQFAKQTDGTWVTNDLAWNAATNTQDGRYKWCSVMPDQPQGVCQSPDFDAGVLERTRATANAMGAADFGAREWLITQE, from the coding sequence GTGAGTGGGAAGAGACGGATCGCGGTTTTCGGGGCGGCGCTTGCGGTGATCGCCGGCGGCATCGGACTGGTGGGGTGCGCGCCTGAGCCGGAGGAGGCCCCGGTCGCGGCCCCCGAGCCGACGGCGACGCCCGAGCCCGAACCGACCCCCGAGCCTCAGCCCGGCGTCGGCCCCGCCTGCCCCACCGACCACTGCGTGAGCGTGGCGGTGTCGGGCGACCTGCTCTTCCACGAGGGGCTCTGGAGCCAGTACGCGATCCCCACCAACGAGGCGGGCCAGAACTTCGACTTCGTACCGCTGCTCGAGGGGCAGCGCGCCTACCTCGACCGCTCCGACCTGGCGATCTGCCAGATGGAGACCCCGCTCGCCCCGGTCGGCGGCCCTTACGCGGGCTACCCGGCCTTCAGCACGCCGCCCGAGCTGGCCGCCGCGGTCAAGGCGATCGGATACGACGTCTGCACCACCGCGTCGAACCACACCGTCGACCAGGGCGCCGAGGGGCTCGTCCGCACACTCGACGTGCTCGACCAGGCCGGCATCGCCCACACCGGATCGTACCGGGCCGAGGGCGAGCGCGACGTGCCGCTCATCGTCGAGGCCAACGGCGTGAAGGTCGCGATCATCACGTCGACGTTCTCGCTCAACGGCCTGTACGCCGACTACGAGTGGCAGGTCGACTACCGCGAGGAGGAGCCGCGCGTCGACCCCGAACGGGCGATCGCGAAGGCCCAGAAGGCCCGCGAGATGGGCGCCGAGATCGTGATCGGCGTGCAGCACATCGGCGAGGAGTACTGGTCCGAGCCGACCGGCGGCCAGATCGAGCTCGCGCATCAGCTGCACGACAGCGGCCTGTTCGACTTCGTCTACCAGCACCACTCCCACTCGGTGCAGCCCTTCGAGAGCTACAACGGCAAGTGGATCCTCTACGGCACCGGCAACACGATCAGCGAGTCGGCGCCGCCCGCACAGCAGGTGAACAACGAGTTTCTGATGGCGCGCGTGCAGTTCGCGAAGCAGACCGACGGCACGTGGGTCACCAACGACCTCGCCTGGAACGCCGCCACGAACACGCAGGACGGCCGCTACAAGTGGTGCTCGGTGATGCCGGATCAGCCGCAGGGCGTCTGCCAGTCGCCCGACTTCGATGCCGGCGTGCTCGAGCGCACGCGCGCGACGGCCAACGCGATGGGGGCGGCCGACTTCGGCGCCCGCGAGTGGCTGATCACGCAGGAGTAG
- a CDS encoding NUDIX hydrolase gives MSPTATQKRAKRGSASAEPAAKPTEVLAAGTVCWRRVYDEHGDPGIVVLLIHRAKQRDVSFPKGKLDPGESMPQAAVRETREETGYRVSLGVNLGTIHYALSGGRSKTVQYWAAKVSSKAEASAKFKPNDEVQAIEWVPADRVRERLSYDADRELYDVFLRLVDRELVDTFSVTLLRHAKAEPRSSAFPVDHLRPLADVGEEQAETLVPTLQAFGPRRIYSSTAVRCLSTVAPLAERLGKRVRAKQALSQDAWDEGDLSSLRKLVAKVIGRGRNAILCSHRPVLPDLARQLAIVTGSPQGRYLEEAASLPPAGFSVLHFSRARPEAGIVAVETYPLKH, from the coding sequence GTGAGCCCGACCGCCACGCAGAAGCGCGCGAAGAGGGGCTCCGCGTCGGCCGAGCCCGCGGCGAAGCCGACCGAGGTGCTGGCGGCGGGCACCGTCTGCTGGCGGCGGGTCTACGACGAGCACGGCGATCCCGGCATCGTCGTGCTGCTGATCCACCGGGCGAAGCAGCGCGACGTCTCGTTCCCCAAGGGCAAGCTCGACCCCGGCGAGAGCATGCCGCAGGCCGCGGTGCGAGAGACGCGCGAGGAGACGGGCTACCGGGTGTCGCTCGGAGTGAATCTGGGCACGATCCACTACGCGCTCAGCGGCGGCCGTTCGAAGACGGTGCAGTACTGGGCCGCGAAGGTGTCGTCGAAGGCCGAGGCGAGCGCCAAGTTCAAGCCCAACGACGAGGTGCAGGCCATCGAGTGGGTGCCCGCCGACCGGGTGCGCGAGCGTCTGAGCTACGACGCCGACCGCGAGCTGTACGACGTCTTCCTGCGGCTCGTCGACCGTGAACTGGTCGACACGTTCTCGGTCACCCTGCTGCGGCACGCGAAGGCCGAGCCCCGCAGCAGCGCCTTCCCGGTCGACCATCTGCGCCCCCTCGCAGACGTCGGCGAGGAGCAGGCCGAGACGCTGGTTCCCACGCTGCAGGCGTTCGGGCCCCGCCGCATCTACTCGTCGACCGCGGTGCGCTGCCTCTCGACGGTGGCGCCCCTCGCCGAGCGCCTCGGCAAGCGGGTGCGCGCGAAGCAGGCGCTCAGTCAGGACGCCTGGGACGAGGGCGACCTGAGCTCGCTGCGCAAGCTCGTCGCCAAGGTGATCGGCCGCGGCCGCAACGCGATCCTCTGCAGCCACCGCCCCGTGCTGCCCGACCTCGCGCGGCAACTCGCGATCGTCACCGGCAGCCCCCAGGGCCGCTACCTCGAAGAAGCCGCGTCGCTGCCGCCCGCAGGCTTCTCGGTGCTGCACTTCTCTCGCGCGCGCCCCGAAGCGGGCATCGTGGCGGTCGAGACCTACCCGCTCAAGCACTGA
- a CDS encoding RNA degradosome polyphosphate kinase encodes MTEDTRETAVERAELPADRYIDRELSWLAFNQRVLELAEDPGVPLLERANFLAIFASNLDEFFMVRVAGLKRRIVTGLALPTNVGRAPTDVLADINRTAYELQLRHARCFREQVQPGLAEAGIRVVEWEQLDTADRVHLTDYYERHIYPILMPLAVDPAHPFPYISGRALNLSIRVRNPRTDKVEFARLKVPQMIPRYVRVDQRESIDDVRFIALEELIANQLDGLFPGMEVLDHHVFRVTRNEDMEIEEDETENLIQALEKELLRRRFGPPIRLEISDDMDEATLELLVSEFDIDEQQVYTLPAPLDLSGLFALSGIRRPDLKFKPHIPVTHPQFRTNSPSEKPDVFGAIARREVLVHHPYESFSTSVQAFVEQAATDPDVLAIKQTLYRTSGDSPIVASLIKAAEAGKQVLALVEVKARFDEEANITWARKLEQAGVHVVYGLVGFKTHCKLVHVIREEQGRLAHYCHIGTGNYNPKTSRIYEDFGLFTSSPEVGRDVTKLFNVLSGYAIETDYDRLLVAPLQLRSGLLERIEREAENARAGLPSGIKLKANSMVDEAIIDALYRASQDGVPIDVWVRGICSIRAGVPGLSENIRVRSVLGRYLEHSRIYAFENAGEREVFIGSADLMHRNLDRRIEVLVRLEDREHLARIDRFFGFAFSDDVSSWRMLSDGSWQRRVVSEEGEPLPDLQDLVMIDRTQARSRRSR; translated from the coding sequence ATGACCGAAGACACCCGAGAGACCGCCGTCGAACGAGCAGAACTGCCCGCCGACCGGTACATCGATCGCGAGCTGAGCTGGCTCGCCTTCAATCAGCGCGTGCTCGAGCTCGCTGAAGACCCCGGGGTGCCGCTGCTCGAACGCGCCAACTTCCTCGCCATCTTCGCCTCGAACCTCGACGAGTTCTTCATGGTGCGCGTCGCGGGCCTCAAGCGCCGCATCGTTACCGGCCTGGCCCTGCCGACCAACGTGGGCCGGGCCCCGACCGACGTGCTGGCCGACATCAATCGCACGGCCTACGAACTGCAGCTGCGGCACGCGCGCTGCTTCCGCGAGCAGGTGCAGCCCGGCCTCGCCGAGGCGGGTATCCGCGTGGTCGAGTGGGAGCAGCTCGACACGGCCGATCGTGTGCACCTCACCGACTACTACGAGCGCCACATCTACCCGATCCTCATGCCGCTCGCGGTCGATCCCGCGCACCCGTTCCCCTACATCTCGGGCCGCGCCCTCAACCTGTCGATCCGGGTGCGCAACCCGCGCACCGACAAGGTCGAGTTCGCCCGCCTGAAGGTGCCGCAGATGATCCCCCGCTACGTGCGGGTCGACCAGCGCGAGAGCATCGACGACGTGCGCTTCATCGCGCTCGAAGAGCTGATCGCCAACCAGCTCGACGGGCTGTTCCCGGGCATGGAGGTGCTCGACCACCACGTCTTCCGGGTCACCCGCAACGAAGACATGGAGATCGAGGAAGACGAGACCGAGAACCTCATCCAGGCCCTCGAGAAAGAGCTGCTGCGCCGCCGCTTCGGCCCGCCCATCCGCCTCGAGATCTCAGACGACATGGACGAGGCGACGCTCGAACTGCTGGTGAGCGAATTCGACATCGACGAGCAGCAGGTCTACACACTGCCGGCGCCGCTCGACCTCAGCGGGCTCTTCGCGCTCTCGGGCATCCGGCGCCCCGATCTCAAGTTCAAGCCGCACATCCCGGTCACGCACCCGCAGTTCCGCACCAACTCGCCGAGTGAGAAGCCCGACGTGTTCGGCGCGATCGCCCGGCGCGAGGTGCTCGTGCACCACCCCTACGAGTCGTTCTCGACGAGCGTGCAGGCCTTCGTCGAACAGGCGGCCACCGACCCCGACGTGCTCGCCATCAAGCAGACCCTCTACCGCACCTCTGGCGACAGCCCCATCGTCGCGTCGCTCATCAAGGCGGCCGAGGCCGGCAAGCAGGTGCTCGCCCTCGTCGAGGTGAAGGCCCGCTTCGACGAAGAGGCGAACATCACCTGGGCGCGCAAGCTCGAGCAGGCCGGCGTGCACGTCGTGTACGGCCTCGTGGGCTTCAAGACGCACTGCAAGCTGGTGCACGTGATCCGCGAAGAGCAGGGGCGTCTCGCCCACTACTGCCACATCGGCACGGGCAACTACAACCCGAAGACCAGCCGCATCTATGAAGACTTCGGCCTCTTCACGTCGTCGCCCGAGGTGGGCCGCGACGTGACGAAGCTGTTCAACGTGCTGTCGGGCTACGCGATCGAGACCGACTACGACCGGCTGCTCGTCGCCCCGCTGCAGCTGCGCAGCGGTCTGCTCGAGCGCATCGAGCGCGAGGCCGAGAACGCCCGCGCCGGCCTGCCGAGCGGCATCAAGTTGAAGGCCAACTCGATGGTCGACGAGGCGATCATCGACGCCCTCTACCGCGCCAGCCAGGACGGCGTGCCGATCGACGTGTGGGTGCGCGGAATCTGCTCGATCCGCGCCGGCGTGCCGGGCCTCTCCGAGAATATCCGCGTGCGCTCCGTGCTCGGCCGCTACCTCGAGCACTCCCGCATCTACGCCTTCGAGAACGCGGGCGAGCGCGAGGTGTTCATCGGCAGCGCAGACCTCATGCACCGCAACCTCGATCGCCGCATCGAGGTGCTCGTGCGCCTCGAGGACCGCGAGCACCTGGCCCGCATCGACCGCTTCTTCGGGTTCGCGTTCAGCGACGACGTATCGTCGTGGCGCATGCTGTCCGACGGCAGCTGGCAGCGGCGCGTGGTGAGCGAAGAGGGCGAACCGCTGCCCGACCTGCAAGATCTGGTGATGATCGACCGCACCCAGGCGCGTTCGCGGAGGAGCCGGTGA
- the mshD gene encoding mycothiol synthase, with protein MPAQLEIAEGASDRALSDARALIAEAEAADGSSPVSDQALLAAAQGQRALLLFIDAGAEPDPGTGARGSDDAGGPVAVGIVGQGEVDLAVRPGHRGRGVGSAALAELLARDPGELKAWAHGENPAAEALLARAGFAPVRSLYRMALDPGLLPADGRDPLALPVPQGLRLRAFDPERPADAAAWVRANAAAFATHPEQGRITEADFELMRDEPWFEPADLVLLAEDPGDELAGSTWIKTVRGDDGVECELYAVGVRPEYAGRGLGGLLLDVTLARMAQHSPDRVTLYVDGENERAVRLYEHASFTVDSRSRQWARPASSGVDDTMDA; from the coding sequence ATGCCAGCACAGCTCGAGATCGCCGAGGGGGCGTCGGATCGGGCGCTGTCCGATGCGCGCGCGCTGATCGCCGAGGCCGAGGCCGCCGACGGTTCCTCGCCCGTGTCGGATCAGGCGCTGCTGGCGGCGGCGCAGGGGCAGCGGGCGCTGCTGCTGTTCATCGACGCGGGCGCCGAACCGGATCCCGGCACCGGTGCGCGCGGTTCGGACGATGCGGGCGGGCCCGTCGCGGTCGGGATCGTGGGGCAGGGCGAGGTCGACCTCGCGGTGCGCCCCGGGCACCGCGGCCGTGGCGTCGGATCCGCGGCGCTCGCGGAACTGCTCGCGCGAGACCCCGGCGAGCTGAAGGCCTGGGCGCACGGCGAGAACCCGGCCGCCGAGGCGCTGCTCGCGCGGGCCGGCTTCGCGCCCGTGAGATCGCTCTACCGCATGGCGCTCGACCCCGGGCTGCTGCCGGCCGACGGGCGCGACCCGCTCGCCCTTCCCGTGCCGCAGGGGCTGCGGCTGCGGGCGTTCGATCCCGAGCGCCCCGCCGACGCGGCCGCGTGGGTGCGGGCGAACGCGGCCGCGTTCGCGACGCACCCCGAGCAGGGGCGGATCACGGAGGCCGATTTCGAGCTCATGCGCGACGAGCCGTGGTTCGAGCCCGCCGATCTGGTGCTGCTCGCCGAGGATCCGGGCGACGAGCTCGCGGGATCGACCTGGATCAAGACCGTGCGCGGCGACGACGGCGTGGAGTGCGAGCTCTACGCCGTGGGCGTGCGCCCCGAGTACGCAGGGCGGGGCCTCGGCGGGCTGCTGCTCGACGTGACGCTCGCGCGCATGGCCCAGCACTCCCCCGACCGCGTGACGCTCTACGTCGACGGCGAGAACGAGCGGGCTGTGCGACTGTACGAGCACGCGTCGTTCACCGTCGATTCACGCAGCCGTCAGTGGGCGAGACCGGCTTCGTCAGGGGTCGATGACACAATGGACGCATGA
- a CDS encoding winged helix-turn-helix domain-containing protein: MQLLCLTDRDPADSLPGLDLLPHDVRTSPLSLRVPETMAARFDAILVDGTLDARRARSACLALAEGVDTPRVVLLPELALAALTREWGVSELLLPTASPAEIELRLRLLGRPASAATAPPPAVQAAGVVIHESNFTARLFGRPLDLTYKEFELLHFLAGHPGRVFTREQLLSEVWGTDYFGGTRTVDVHVRRLRAKLGEHEGLISTVRGVGYGFARARVEEE, encoded by the coding sequence ATGCAGCTTCTCTGCCTCACCGATCGAGATCCCGCCGATTCCCTGCCCGGGCTGGATCTGCTGCCGCACGACGTGCGCACCTCGCCGCTGTCGTTGCGCGTGCCCGAGACGATGGCGGCGCGCTTCGACGCGATCCTCGTCGACGGCACCCTCGATGCCCGCCGGGCCCGCAGCGCGTGCCTGGCTCTCGCCGAGGGCGTGGATACGCCGCGGGTGGTGCTGCTGCCCGAGCTCGCGCTCGCCGCTCTGACGCGGGAGTGGGGCGTGAGCGAGCTGCTGCTGCCCACGGCGAGTCCCGCCGAGATCGAGCTGCGCTTGCGCCTGCTCGGTCGGCCCGCCTCGGCGGCCACTGCTCCTCCGCCCGCGGTCCAGGCCGCGGGCGTTGTCATTCACGAGTCCAATTTCACGGCGCGGCTGTTCGGCCGCCCGCTCGATCTCACCTACAAGGAGTTCGAGCTGCTGCACTTCCTCGCGGGGCACCCGGGACGGGTGTTCACGCGGGAGCAGCTGCTCAGCGAGGTGTGGGGCACCGATTACTTCGGCGGCACGCGCACGGTCGACGTGCATGTGCGGCGCCTGCGCGCGAAACTGGGAGAGCACGAGGGGCTCATCAGCACGGTGCGGGGCGTCGGGTACGGCTTCGCACGTGCCCGCGTCGAGGAGGAGTAG
- the ygfZ gene encoding CAF17-like 4Fe-4S cluster assembly/insertion protein YgfZ, whose product MQSFLELPGAVADPVGVASHYGEPLPEQRALERGAAIVDLSHRGIVTVSGPDRLSWLHSMTSQQLTGLRPGESTETLLLDPNGRIERAMRVVDDGERSWLLVDEGSSEPLAAFLQRMRFALRVEVHDVSNEYAAVLAFTGAGPAAEALRGLTPAVEWQDPWAAVTGGGVQYAAPEGHAAEGWSVSQFVFAREQLPAVIELASGASGEVRAAGLLSLEALEVRAWRPAQHADVDERAIPHEFDWLRTAVHLTKGCYRGQETVAKVHNLGHPPRRLAMLHLDGSGGELPTPGALVFRAPQPEQDRDPEARPVGRITRAALHHEWGGIALALLKRALPEDAPLEVELPDTAERAAAAQEPIVPADAGATRHIPRLKRL is encoded by the coding sequence ATGCAGTCGTTCCTCGAGCTTCCGGGCGCCGTCGCCGACCCGGTGGGCGTCGCCTCTCACTACGGCGAGCCGTTGCCCGAGCAGCGCGCGCTCGAACGGGGCGCCGCGATCGTCGACCTGTCGCACCGCGGCATCGTCACGGTCTCCGGCCCCGACCGTCTGAGCTGGCTGCACTCGATGACGAGTCAGCAGCTGACGGGGCTGCGCCCGGGCGAGAGCACCGAGACGCTGCTGCTCGATCCGAACGGCCGCATCGAGCGTGCGATGCGCGTGGTCGACGATGGCGAGCGCAGCTGGCTGCTCGTCGACGAGGGCTCGTCGGAGCCGCTCGCGGCGTTCCTGCAGCGCATGCGATTCGCCCTGCGCGTCGAGGTGCACGACGTCTCGAACGAGTACGCGGCCGTGCTCGCCTTCACCGGAGCGGGCCCCGCCGCGGAGGCGCTGCGCGGGCTGACGCCCGCGGTGGAGTGGCAGGATCCGTGGGCAGCGGTGACCGGCGGTGGCGTGCAGTACGCCGCCCCCGAGGGGCACGCGGCCGAGGGGTGGTCGGTGTCGCAGTTCGTGTTCGCGCGCGAGCAGCTCCCCGCGGTGATCGAGCTGGCGAGCGGCGCGAGCGGCGAGGTGCGCGCCGCGGGCCTGCTCTCGCTCGAAGCGCTCGAGGTGCGCGCGTGGCGGCCGGCGCAGCACGCCGACGTCGACGAGCGCGCGATCCCGCACGAGTTCGACTGGCTGCGCACGGCCGTGCACCTCACGAAGGGCTGCTATCGCGGCCAGGAGACGGTCGCGAAGGTGCACAACCTGGGGCATCCTCCGCGTCGCCTGGCGATGCTGCACCTCGACGGCTCGGGGGGCGAGCTGCCGACGCCCGGCGCGCTCGTGTTCCGCGCGCCGCAGCCGGAACAGGACCGGGATCCCGAGGCGCGACCGGTGGGCCGCATCACCCGCGCCGCGCTGCATCACGAGTGGGGCGGCATCGCGCTCGCCCTGCTGAAGCGCGCGCTGCCCGAGGACGCGCCGCTCGAGGTCGAGCTGCCCGACACCGCCGAGCGCGCGGCCGCGGCGCAGGAGCCGATCGTGCCCGCCGATGCCGGAGCGACGCGCCACATCCCGCGCCTCAAGCGGCTGTAG
- a CDS encoding phosphoglyceromutase, with protein sequence MTNKLILLRHGQSDWNQKNLFTGWVDVRLTEQGRGEAARAGELLAESGVLPDVLHTSVLSRAIQTANIALDSADRLWIPVRRSWRLNERHYGALQGLDKSETLQKYGEEQFMEWRRSFDTPPPPLDDSSEWSQSDDPRYAGIDGERPRTECLKDVVERLVPYWEGEILPDLNAGKTVLVTAHGNSLRALVKHLDGISDTDIAGLNIPTGMPLVYDINEDGTPAGAGRYLDPEAAAAGAAAVAAQGKH encoded by the coding sequence ATGACGAACAAGCTGATCCTGCTCCGCCACGGGCAGAGCGACTGGAACCAGAAGAACCTCTTCACCGGCTGGGTGGACGTGCGACTGACCGAGCAGGGGCGAGGCGAGGCCGCCCGCGCCGGAGAGCTGCTCGCGGAGTCGGGCGTGCTGCCCGACGTGCTGCACACCTCGGTGCTGAGCCGGGCGATCCAGACCGCGAACATCGCTCTCGACAGCGCGGATCGTCTGTGGATCCCGGTGCGCCGGTCGTGGCGGTTGAACGAGCGCCACTACGGCGCACTGCAGGGGCTCGACAAGTCCGAGACGCTGCAGAAGTACGGCGAGGAGCAGTTCATGGAGTGGCGACGTTCGTTCGACACGCCTCCGCCGCCCCTCGACGACTCGAGCGAGTGGTCGCAATCCGACGATCCGCGCTACGCGGGCATCGATGGCGAACGGCCGCGCACGGAATGCCTGAAAGACGTCGTCGAGCGGCTCGTCCCCTACTGGGAGGGCGAGATCCTGCCCGACCTCAACGCAGGCAAGACGGTGCTCGTCACCGCGCACGGCAACTCGCTGCGCGCCCTCGTGAAGCACCTCGACGGCATCTCTGACACCGATATCGCGGGTCTCAACATCCCGACGGGCATGCCGCTCGTCTACGACATCAACGAAGACGGCACCCCGGCGGGTGCGGGCCGATACCTCGACCCGGAGGCCGCCGCCGCCGGTGCCGCAGCGGTCGCCGCGCAGGGCAAGCACTGA
- a CDS encoding DUF3073 domain-containing protein produces MGRGRQKAKHTKVARELKYFSPNTDLSQLERELAQRSQRGSDEDPWAEYASKYNSDDDPVDEDDTDDPRGER; encoded by the coding sequence ATGGGGCGCGGCCGTCAGAAGGCAAAGCACACCAAGGTAGCCAGGGAGCTGAAGTATTTCAGCCCCAACACCGATCTCTCACAACTTGAGCGCGAGCTCGCGCAGAGGTCGCAGCGCGGCTCCGATGAAGATCCCTGGGCTGAGTACGCCAGCAAATACAACTCCGACGACGACCCCGTCGACGAAGACGACACCGACGATCCCCGCGGCGAGCGCTGA
- a CDS encoding DUF445 domain-containing protein, giving the protein MPSSRTRRTLGAVSPADFERLAELRRMQRLAVALLIGMAIVFVISFALQTRYPWLGYVRAASEGGMVGALADWFAVTALFRHPLGLKIPHTNLISSKKDDIGEGLGSFVEENFLADDVVHDKLAGISGARHAGEWLSQRPNAERVGDMIASAGLGALTVLDDGDVQELVEMLVRRHVVEPEWGPLLGRAAESFVDGGHQQPLIDIAASRVEEWLLAHPAAFDRVISSRLPSWVPNIVDRFVDDRLHAETVRFAQRVGADPEHPFRIAIARFLADLARDLQQQERLQQQLETFKHEVFDSPRIRAVAASTWETARAAIVSMLEEPGSELRTRIVSAVQDFGRKLLDDPTLQYKIDVWVMGVVEHLVRNYRHDIAGVITETVQRWDAQEAAEKIELQVGKDLQFIRINGTVVGALAGLAIYTVATLAIAPLAH; this is encoded by the coding sequence ATGCCGTCGTCCCGCACACGCCGCACCCTGGGGGCCGTGTCCCCCGCAGACTTCGAGCGGCTCGCCGAGCTGCGCCGCATGCAGCGCCTCGCGGTCGCCCTGCTCATCGGCATGGCGATCGTGTTCGTGATCTCCTTCGCGCTGCAGACCCGCTACCCGTGGTTGGGCTACGTGCGCGCGGCCAGCGAGGGCGGCATGGTCGGCGCCCTCGCCGACTGGTTCGCGGTGACCGCCCTCTTCCGGCACCCGCTCGGCCTCAAGATCCCGCACACCAACCTCATCTCGAGCAAGAAGGACGACATCGGAGAGGGCCTCGGGTCGTTCGTCGAGGAGAACTTCCTCGCCGACGACGTGGTGCACGACAAGCTCGCCGGCATCAGCGGCGCCAGGCACGCGGGCGAATGGCTGTCGCAGCGGCCCAACGCCGAACGCGTGGGCGACATGATCGCGAGCGCCGGTCTCGGAGCCCTCACCGTGCTCGACGACGGCGACGTGCAAGAGCTTGTCGAGATGCTCGTGCGCCGCCACGTCGTCGAGCCCGAGTGGGGGCCGCTGCTCGGCCGCGCGGCGGAGTCGTTCGTCGACGGCGGACACCAGCAGCCCCTCATCGACATCGCGGCCTCCCGTGTCGAGGAGTGGCTGCTCGCGCACCCGGCGGCGTTCGACCGCGTCATCTCGTCGAGGCTGCCCTCCTGGGTGCCGAACATCGTGGATCGCTTCGTCGACGACCGGCTGCACGCCGAGACCGTGCGGTTCGCCCAGCGCGTCGGCGCCGATCCCGAGCATCCGTTCCGCATCGCGATCGCCAGATTCCTCGCCGATCTCGCCCGGGATCTGCAGCAGCAGGAGCGCCTGCAGCAGCAGCTCGAGACGTTCAAGCACGAGGTGTTCGACAGCCCGCGCATCCGCGCCGTCGCCGCCAGCACGTGGGAGACGGCCAGGGCGGCGATCGTGTCGATGCTCGAGGAGCCCGGCAGCGAACTGCGCACGCGGATCGTCTCGGCGGTGCAGGACTTCGGCCGCAAGCTGCTCGACGATCCGACCCTGCAGTACAAGATCGACGTGTGGGTGATGGGCGTGGTCGAGCACCTGGTGCGCAACTACCGCCACGACATCGCCGGCGTGATCACCGAGACCGTGCAGCGCTGGGATGCGCAGGAGGCCGCCGAGAAGATCGAGCTGCAGGTCGGCAAGGATCTGCAGTTCATCCGCATCAACGGCACCGTCGTGGGCGCTCTCGCCGGCCTCGCCATCTACACCGTCGCCACGCTCGCCATCGCGCCGCTCGCGCACTGA